The following is a genomic window from Rhodoferax sp. PAMC 29310.
CTGGGTTTGTCGGCGAGGGGCATCGGTTTCCCTGGGCATTTCATGATGAAAGTGAATCTGCCCGAGGGTCAAGTCGTGATGGACCCGCTGGACGGCCAATCGTTAAGCCGCGAGGATCTGGCCGAACGGCTTGATCCCCAGCACAAGCGAATCGGCTTGGCTGATGATTTTGAGGTGCCTTTGGGTCTGTTCCTGCAAGTGGCGCCGCCACGCGACATCATTGCCCGCATGCTGCGCAATCTGAAGGCCATTCATGCCGCTCAGGAAGATTGGTCCCGCTTGATTGCCGTCCAAAACCGGCTCATTGTTTTGCTGCCCAAGGTGTGGGCAGAATACCGTGATCGCGGTCTGGCCCATGCCGCAGTCGGCGACGCCGAATTGGCCCTGGCCGACCTGGAAACTTACCTACAACATGCGGACTCGGCCGTCGACCTGCAGGCCATCGCCCTGCGAGTGGCCGAGTTGCGCGGCGCCATTAACTGATGGGGGCCGTTCTGCGAACGAACTGGAGCTTTAAATGAAAGCTGTTTTTACCTTGGTGGGCCTGTTGATTATGGTGGCAGCAATTGGGTTTTTGAGCAAGAAGCAAATGGCCTCGATCATGCCAACCGGCTTGCCACCCGAGATTTCGACGCAGGGCGGTGCGCCCGCCTCGTTGACCAATAGCAAACCTCAACAATTGCCGGAGCAGTTCAAAAAAGCGGTGGATGACGCCATGCAAAAACCCCGCTCTGAGGACGACTCGAAATAGCGAGGCGTGAAGCGACGGAGCAGATGCCATCTTTGGCTGGCCTGGTGGCATCTCAGGTTTTTGTTTGCGTAATGGGCTATTAATTGGCGGCGGCCAAGCCGTTGCGAAAGTGCTCTTGCACCCGGGTGGTGGCCAGAGTGGCGTCTTTGGCCAGCAGCGCGGCCATTAACGCGCGGTGCTCCTGCAGCGATTCATCGATGCGACCTGACTTGAGCAAGGAGTTGTGGCGGTTGAGCTTCATCACCTTGCGTAAATCGCTGACCATCTGATTGCGCCAGCGGTTATTGGCAATCTCCAGCACACGCATGTGAAAGCGCTCGTTCACTTCAAAAAAACGTTCCCGATCCAGCTGCGCGGGCAGGGCGGCCGCTTCCAACTCATCGTGCAATTCTTTCAGGCTCTCAAGCTGGGCGTCGGTCGCGTTGTGGGCGACCACGCCTGCTGCATCGGATTCCAGCAGGCTCAACAGGTGGTACACCTCGGCCAAATCTTGTTCGGACACCTCAGTGACATAGGCACCCCGGCGCACTTTCATGGTCACCAAGCCTTCGGCGGCCAACACTTTGAGGGCTTCCCGAAGCGGTGTGCGGCTGATACCGTAGGCGTCGGCAATCTTCAACTCATCAATCCAGCTGCCAGGCTCAAGTTCGCGGTTGAAAATGCGCTGACGCAGGAGTTCGGCGACTTCTTCATACAGGGCGCGGTGAGAAAGGGCGGGTGCTGGCATGGCCCGAATTGTAAGCTTGAAACAATTTTGTTAATCAATAATTATAAATAACGTAAACTAGTATCCGCTTTGGACTGATGCGCATTAAGCTGGCATCAGCGTCCGATTTTCCAAATTCACTCACCCTGAACGGCAGCCGTCATGACCCAAAAACAACCTGAATTCCAAACTGCCAACTTGGAGGCCTGGGCCAAGGCCGCTGCCAAGTCAGCCCCGCAAGGCGATGTGACCGCACTGAACTGGGTCACGCCCGACGGCATTACCGTCAAGCCGCTCTACACCGCCGCTGATACTGAAGGTTTGGCGTACGCCGACACCCTGCCTGGATTTGAGCCTTATTTGCGGGGGCCGCAGGCCACCATGTATTCGGTTCGCCCTTGGACGATTCGCCAGTACGCCGGCTTTTCAACGGCGGAAGAGTCCAATGCGTTTTACCGAAAGGCGCTGGCCGCCGGCGGACAGGGTGTGTCCGTGGCGTTCGATTTGGCGACCCACCGGGGTTACGACTCGGACCACCCGCGTGTGACCGGTGATGTGGGCAAGGCCGGCGTAGCGATTGACTCGGTGGAAGACATGAAGATTCTCTTTGACCAGATTCCCTTGGACAAAGTAAGTGTCTCCATGACCATGAACGGCGCGGTGCTGCCTGTACTGGCCGGCTATGTGGTGGCGGCGGAAGAGCAGGGCGTGAGCCAAGACCAATTGAGCGGCACGATTCAGAACGACATTCTGAAAGAGTTCATGGTGCGCAACACCTACATCTACCCCCCTGAGCCGTCGATGCGCATTATTGGCGACATCATTGAATACACGGCCAAAAACATGCCGAAGTTCAACTCCATCTCCATCTCGGGCTACCACATGCAAGAGGCCGGAGCGAATCAGGCGCTGGAGTTGGCCTTCACCCTGGCCGATGGCAAAGAGTATGTCAAGACCGCCATTGCCAAGGGCATGGATGTGGATGACTTTGCGGGGCGTTTGAGCTTTTTTTGGGCGATTGGCATGAACTTCTACCTGGAAGTGGCCAAGATGCGCGCGGCGCGCCTGCTGTGGTGCCGCATCATGAAAGACTTCGACGCCAAAAAGCCCAAGTCCCTCATGCTGCGCACGCACTGCCAGACGTCCGGTTGGTCATTGACCGAGCAAGACCCCTACAACAACGTGGTGCGTACGACCATTGAGGCCATGGCTGCCGTGTTTGGGGGCACCCAAAGTCTGCACACCAACAGCTTTGACGAAGCCATTGCGCTGCCGACCGAGTTCTCAAGCCGCATTGCCCGCAACACCCAGCTCATCATTCAGGAAGAAACTCACATCACCAATGTGATCGACCCTTGGGCCGGCAGCTACATGATGGAGAAGCTGACCCAGGACATGGCCGACGCGGCTTGGGCGATCATTGAAGAAATCGAGGGCATGGGTGGCATGACCAAGGCGGTTGACAGCGGATGGGCCAAGCTCAAAATTGAAGCCGCGGCGGCTGAGAAACAGGCGCGCATTGACAGTGGAAAAGACGTGATTGTGGGCGTCAACAAGTACAAACTGAAAACTGAAGACGCCATCGAAACACGCGATATTGACAACGTGGCAGTGCGCGACGGCCAGATCAACCGCCTCAACGTTATCAAGCAAAAACGCGATTCAGCGCAGGTGCAGAAAGCGCTGGCTGCTATCACTTCTGCAGCAAAGTCGGGCGAAGGAAATTTGCTGGACCTGACCATTCAGGCGGTTCGTCTGAGGGCCACCGTGGGAGAAATCAGTGATGCGATGGAATCTGTTTACGGCCGCCACCGCGCCGACACCCAAAAGGTGACCGGCGTGTACGCAGCAGCTTATGACTCGGCCGAAGGCTGGGAAGCCCTCAAGTCTGAAATCAATGCCTTTGCCGAAGCGCAAGGCCGACGCCCCCGGGTGATGATTTCCAAGTTGGGCCAAGACGGCCATGACCGCGGCGCCAAAGTGGTGGCGACTGCGTTTGCCGACCTGGGCTTTGACGTGGACATGGGGCCCCTGTTCCAGACCCCCGAAGAGTGCGCCCGCCAAGCCATTGAAAACGACGTGCATGCCGTGGGCGTCTCTACCCTGGCCGCCGGCCACAAAACACTGGTGCCGGCCATCATTGCTGAACTGAAGAAACAAGGCGCTGACGACATCATTGTTTTTGTGGGCGGTGTGATTCCCCGCCAAGACTATGAGATGTTGTACGAGGCAGGTGTCAAAGGCATTTACGGCCCAGGCACGCCGATTCCCGCCAGTGCCAAGGACGTGCTGGAGCAGATCAAAAAGGCCATGGCCTGAATATTACGCAACCGGACGCGCCGTTCATGAACATGATGCAAACGCCTGTTGGAGAGGCCAGTGCCGCCAAAAGCGGGGTCTCGGTGGCCACTATTGTGGAGACAGACGGCAGCGGGCTCAAGCAACGCCGTGCCATGGCCAAAGCCATCACGCTGCTGGAGTCCACCCGCGCTGACCACCGGGCGCAGGCAGACGAGCTGCTCACCGCCTTGCTACCCCACACTGGACAGTCCTTTCGACTGGGTATCAGCGGTGTGCCGGGCGTGGGTAAATCGACGTTCATTGAGGCTTTGGGCCTGTATTTGATTGAGCAGGGCCACCGCGTGGCGGTGCTCACCATTGACCCGTCCAGCACCGTGTCAGGCGGCTCCATTTTGGGCGACAAGACCCGCATGGAGCGTCTGTCGGTGCACGACCAGGCCTACATTCGCCCCAGCCCCAGTAGTGGCACGCTGGGCGGCGTGGCCGAGAAAACACGTGAAGCCATGCTGGTCTGTGAAGCCGCCGGCTATGACGTGGTGATTGTGGAAACCGTGGGCGTGGGTCAATCCGAAACTGCCGTGGCCAACATGACGGACATGTTCGTGCTGATGCAGCTGCCCAATGCCGGCGACGATTTGCAGGCGATCAAAAAAGGTGTGATGGAGCTGGCCGACCTGGTGGCCATCAACAAGGTGGACTTGGACGCGATTGCCGCGCAACGCGCCCAATTGCAAATCACCGCCGGCATGCAGTTGCTGGGGATGTTTGGCAGCCACGACGATGCTCACTGGCGCCCCAAGGCGATCCTGCTCAGCGCGCTGAAGGCACAGGGGGTGGATGCATTTTGGGCGGCGGTGACGCAATTCAGAACCCTGCAAACCGCCAATGGCAAGCTGGCGCAGCGCCGCCAAACCCAATCCTTGGCGTGGATGTGGGAGCGCATTGACGCCGGCCTGAAGCAGTCGTTTCGTCAAAACCCGCAGGTGCAGGCCTTGCTGCCAGCGCTCATTGACGAGGTCAAGGCGGGCCGCGTGGCGGCATCGACTGCAGCACGAAATATGCTTCTAGCCCATACAAATCAAGCGTAGGTCGCTATCAAATCAGTAGTTAATTGAAGACAGACGATTCGAACTTTGAAAAGAGAGAAAACCATGTACGACATCCTTGAACAACTCGAAGCCAAGCGTGAACTCGCCCGAATGGGTGGTGGCCAGAAGCGCATCGATGCGCAGCATAAAAAAGGCAAGCTCACCGCCCGTGAGCGGCTCGAACTGCTGCTGGACGAAGGCACGTTTGAAGAGTGGGACATGTTTGTGGAGCACCGCTGCGTCGATTTCGGCATGCAGGACCAAAAGATTCCGGGCGACGGCGTCGTCACCGGCTACGGCATGATCAATGGCCGCTTGGTGTTTGTCTTCAGTCAAGATTTCACCGTGTTTGGTGGCGCCTTGTCAGAGGCCCACGCCGAGAAAATCTGCAAGGTGATGGACCAGGCGATGAAAGTCGGCGCACCAGTGATCGGCTTGAACGACTCCGGCGGCGCCCGCATTCAAGAAGGCGTGGCCTCTTTGGGTGGCTACGCCGATGTGTTCCAGCGCAACGTGATGGCCAGCGGTGTGGTGCCGCAGATCAGCATGATCATGGGGCCTTGCGCGGGCGGTGCGGTGTATTCGCCGGCCATGACGGATTTCATCTTTATGGTGAAAGACAGCTCTTACATGTTCGTGACCGGCCCCGAAGTGGTGAAAACCGTGACGCATGAAACCGTGACGGCCGAGGAACTGGGCGGCGCCATCAGCCACACCACCAAGAGTGGCGTGGCCGATCTGGCCTTTGACAACGATGTGGAAGCGCTGCTGATGCTGCGCCGCCTCTACAACTACCTGCCGCTCAATAACCGTGAAAAAGCGCCCGTGCGCCGCGGCGGCGACCCAGCAGATCGCATGGACATGAGTCTGGACACCTTGGTGCCCGACAACGCCAACAAGGCCTATGACATGAAAGAACTCATCGTCAAGACGCTGGACGATGGTGACTTTTTTGAGCTGCAACCTGAATACGCCAAAAACATCCTGATCGGCTTTGGCCGCATGGAAGGTCAAACCGTGGGCATCGTGGCCAACCAGCCGCTGGTGTTGGCAGGTTGCCTGGACATCAAGAGTTCAATCAAGGCGGCGCGTTTTGTTCGTTTTTGCGATGCGTTCAACATTCCCGTCATCACGTTTGTGGACGTGCCGGGCTTCATGCCCGGCACCAGCCAGGAGTACGGTGGCATCATCAAACACGGCGCCAAGCTGCTGTACGCCTACGCCGAGTGCACCGTGCCCAAGATCACCGTCATTACCCGCAAAGCTTACGGCGGCGCCTATGACGTGATGTCGTCAAAGCACCTGCGAGGCGATGTCAACTTTGCCTGGCCCAACGCCGAGATTGCCGTGATGGGCGCCAAAGGTGCGGTGGAAATCATCTTCCGCGAAGACAAGGGCGATCCGGCCAAACTGGCCGCCAAAGAGGCCGAATACAAGACGCGCTTTGCAAACCCCTTCGTGGCCGGTGCCCGTGGCTTCATTGACGACGTGATCCTGCCACACGAAACCCGCAAGCGCATCTGCCGCTCTCTGGTGATGCTGCGCGAGAAGAAGATTGAGAATCCGTGGCGCAAGCACGGCAACATCCCCCTTTGATGGCCCGAGGAGATAAGAACATGTTTACAAAAATACTGATTGCCAACCGGGGTGACCAGCCGCAAAGCGGCCCAGCGGCGAAGCCACATTGCTTGACACGCACCGCGTGTGCAAGCGAGTTCAACCCGATGGAGTTCAACTATGTTTAACAAAATACTGATCGCCAATCGGGGTGAAATCGCTTGCCGCGTGATTAAAACCGCCCGAAAAATGGGTATCAAAACGGTGGCGGTCTTCTCTGACGCTGACCGCGATGCCCGTCATGTGCTGCTGGCCGACGAGTCCGTCCACATTGGCGCCGCGCCCAGCCGGGAGAGCTATTTGCTGGCGGACAAGATCATTGCAGCCTGCAAGCAAACCGGCGCCCAGGCGGTGCACCCCGGCTACGGTTTCTTGAGCGAAAACGCCGAGTTTGCCAAGCGCGTGGAGGAAGAGGGCATTGTCTTCATTGGCCCCAAGCACCACTCCATTGCCGCCATGGGCGACAAGATTGAGTCCAAAAAGCTGGCCGGTTCGGCGGGGGTCAACTGCATTCCCGGTGTCAACGACGCCATTGAGACGCCTGAAAAAGCGGTCGAGATCGCGCAAAGCATTGGCTACCCCGTGATGATCAAAGCCAGCGCGGGCGGCGGCGGAAAAGGCCTGCGCGTCGCGTTCAATGACAAGGAGGCTTTTGAAGGCTTCACCAGCTGCCGCAACGAAGCCCGCAACAGCTTTGGTGACGACCGTGTGTTCATCGAGAAGTTCGTCGAAGAGCCCCGCCACATCGAAATCCAGCTGATTGGCGACAGCCATGGCAACGTGGTGTACCTGAATGAGCGTGAGTGCTCCATTCAGCGCCGTCACCAAAAGGTCATTGAAGAGGCGCCGTCGCCCTTTATCTCGGAGGCCACCCGCAAAGCCATGGGCGAGCAGGCCGTACAGCTTGCCAAGGCGGTGAACTATCAGAGTGCAGGCACGGTGGAGTTTGTGGTTGGCAAAGACCAGAGCTTCTACTTTCTGGAAATGAACACTCGCCTGCAGGTGGAGCATCCGGTGACGGAGTGCATCACCGGGCTGGACTTGGTGGAGCTGATGATTCGCGTGGCGGCTGGCGAAAAGCTGCCGCTGACACAAGCCGACGTCAAGCGTGACGGCTGGGCGATTGAGTGCCGTATCAATGCCGAAGATCCGTTCCGCGGCTTTTTGCCGTCCACTGGGCGTCTGGTGCGTTTTCAGCCGCCAACGGAGACCATGTTCTCCGCCGACACCAGCCAATGGCAGGGTGTGAGGGTGGACACCGGCGTGCAGGACGGTGGCGAGATTCCAATGTTTTACGACTCCATGATCGCCAAGCTGATCGTGCACGGCAAAGACCGTCTGGAGGCGATTGCCAAAATGCGCGAAGCGCTGAACGGCTTTGTGATTCGCGGCATCAGCAGCAATATTCCGTTTCAGGCAGCTTTGCTGGCGCATCCCAAGTTTGTGGCGGGTGACTTCAATACCGGCTTCATTGCCGAAAATTACGCCAATGGCTTTCGGGCCGAAGACGTGCCGCACGACGATGCGGACCTGCTGATTGCCCTGTCGGCCTTTGTGAACCGCAAGTACCGCAACCGTGCCTCCACCATCAGCGGCCAGATGGAAGGCCACGAGATTGAAGTGGGTGAGGACTTTGTGGTGGTGACATTTGGAGAGCAGGGCGTTAACCACCAAACCCCGGCTCGGGTCACTGAATTTGAAGGGAAAACGGGCTCCAGCCTAATCACCGTAGGCGAGAGACGCTACAAAATATGTAGCAATTACCGTTTGGGAGAAGTCCGCATTGGCGGTACTTTCAACGGCAAACCATTCACGGCGCAGGTCGAGCGTGGTGGCTTGGCCGGCAAGAATCCGTTGACGATTCGTGTGTCCCACAATGGCACGCAGGTGGACACCTTGGTCCTGTCGCCACGCGCCGCCGAGTTGCATGCGCTGATGCCTTACAAAGCACCGCCTGACATGAGTCGGTTTGTGTTGTCGCCCATGCCAGGCCTGCTGGTCGAAGTTGCCGTGCAAGAGGGTCAAACCGTACAAGCCGGTGAACGCATCGCGGTCATTGAAGCCATGAAGATGGAAAACGTACTGTTTGCCGCCGCCGATGGTGTGGTCGGCAAGGTGCTGGCTAAAAAGGGTGAAAGCTTGACAGTTGATCAACCCATTGTGGAGTTCGCATGACCCAGACACGCCCCTTCAAAGTGCTGGGTATTCAGCAAATTGCCATCGGTGGGCCTGACAAGGCCAAGCTGCAAACCCTGTGGGTCGACATGCTGGGCTTGGAGGTGACGGGCACTTTCCGTAGCGAGCGTGAAAACGTGGATGAAGACATCTGCGCCATCGGCGTTGGCCCTTTCAGGGTGGAGGTCGATTTGATGCAGCCCATTGACCCCGAAAAGAAACCGGCGGTGCACACCACACCACTCAACCATGTAGGTCTGTGGATTGATGATTTGCCGGTTGCGGTGGAGTGGCTGACGGCCAAGGGCGTGAGATTTGCGCCGGGCGGCATCCGCAAAGGCGCTGCTGGGTTTGATATTTGCTTCTTGCATCCCAAATCCAATGATGAATTCCCGGTCAGCGGCGAAGGCGTATTGATTGAGTTGGTGCAGGCACCGCTCGAAGTGGTCAGTGCCATTTCCCGACTCGCGACAGGGTATTCCTCAATCTAAAAGTAGGCCGGATTCCAGCGTGGAGGCATAGAATGCTTCGAATGAGTGCAGGGTGCCTCCCTCGCACGGTTTGCTCAATAAATACAAGTGAGACTGGCGAATGATTCTCAGGAAACTGACCTCCCCTGGTGTTTGGTTGATGCGCAAAATGCGCCTGTCCGGGAAGGTACTGCTCCTCGCTGTGGTGCTGTTCTCTCCACTGATCTTGGCCCTGATTCAATCGACGACACCGAGCCCCGCATCCGACACGGGACTGCTGGCTTTGGTAAGCGGGATTTTTCTGGTGCTTGGAGGGTATTTGTTGCTGGCATTTCACAGTAGCATCACCCAAGATTTGCAGGATGTCACCCATGCCATGAGCAAACTGGTTCAGGGCGATTTGCGTCTCAGTCCCGTTCGCGCCGGAGGCGACGAATTCGCCAATTTGGGCAGCGCAACAACGAAGATCGGCGCCACCGTGTCGTCCATGGTGGCCAATGTACGAAGCAATGCCGCTTTTGTGGCTCATTCCGGTCAGAGCTTGGCGGCGGGCAACCGCGCGTTGTCGGAGCGCACCGAACAGCAAGCAGCAAATCTTGAGCAAACAGCGGCCAGCGTGCAAGAGTTGTCCAGCACCGTTCAAGAAACGGCGCAAACCGTGCTACAGGTCAATCAGCGCGCGGGCAATGTGCGTGATGTGGCGGACCGCGGCGTTGCCATCATGGCTGAGGCGATCGCCTCGGTTGAGGCCATTCAAAGCAGTGCCCGGCGCATGGACGAAATCGTCAGTGTGATCGACGGCTTGGCCTTTCAGACCAATATTCTCGCGCTCAATGCCGCAGTCGAGGCCGCGCGGGCGGGGGAGTCTGGCCGGGGATTTGCAGTGGTTGCCAGCGAAGTTCGCTCTCTTGCGCAGCGCTCCGCAGCCTCAGCCAAGGAGATTCGTGAACTGATCAGTGCATCCTCTGAGCAAGTGTCCGTCAGCGTCAGCAAGATTCAAACAGCCGGTGACAGCATGACACAAATCGTGTCGGGGATTCATGATGTAGCGAGCAATATGTCGCTCATTTCGACTTCAAGTGCTGAACAAAGCACCGGCTTGACCGAGATCACCTCGGCCATCCGCCAACTCGACGAGATCACTCAGCGAAACGCCCAGATGGTGGATCACGCGGTCACCCAGTCCCGAAACCTTGAGGGGCGCGCCTCCACACTTGTTGAGGCCTTTGCCCTGTTTAAGCTGCAGCAAGGCTCAGCGGACGAAGCGATTGAACTGGTGGAGCGGGCCGCAGCGCGCCGGCGGCGCAGCGGGTCTCGCGAGTCATTTTTGCGGGACATCACGACTCCAAGCCAAGGCTTTCATGACCGCGACATGTATGTGTTTGTGCTGGATTCCAACGGCACATACCTCGCCTTTGGCGGCAATCAATCCAAGGTCGGCACCCGGGTTCAGGACATTGCAGGCATTGATGGTCAGGGCTTGGTCAACGACATCATCAGCCAAGCTCAAATGGAGCCCGGCTGGGTTGAATATGACATCACCAACCCCCTCACGGGCCGTGTGCAGACCAAAATGTCGTTTGTTCAGCAGGTTGACGATTGGTATTTGGGCTGCGGCGTCTACAAAAATCTGGTGCAGAGCTAAGCCTGATTGCGTCAGGATCGCAGTCAGGAAGGCCCTGGCGTTGTTCGCTTCGCCCGAGCGCGGGCCAGGGCTGCTTCAATCACCGAGCGTTTTTTATCCAAAATTGCCGGGTCTGTGTGTTGAGAGTGTGCAGCGAGGTCAGGCAGTTTAAGCCGAGCTTTTTCCTCTCGTCTGTTCGCCGCTTCTTCGTTGTCCCTATTGCGGCGGAAGCTATAAAACTCGTAGCGAGTTTTGGCGTTGTTGGCCAGCGGTTGCGACCAAGCATCCCAGCCCGTCGATTGTCCAGAGACATTTTCCAGTTTGATGCAATCCACTGGGCAGACCGGTAAACACAGTTCACAGCCGGTGCAATGCGCCTCGATGACGGCATGCATTTGTTTGTTGCTGCCCAGTATGGCGTCTGTTGGGCAGGCGCCAATG
Proteins encoded in this region:
- a CDS encoding acetyl/propionyl/methylcrotonyl-CoA carboxylase subunit alpha, which produces MFNKILIANRGEIACRVIKTARKMGIKTVAVFSDADRDARHVLLADESVHIGAAPSRESYLLADKIIAACKQTGAQAVHPGYGFLSENAEFAKRVEEEGIVFIGPKHHSIAAMGDKIESKKLAGSAGVNCIPGVNDAIETPEKAVEIAQSIGYPVMIKASAGGGGKGLRVAFNDKEAFEGFTSCRNEARNSFGDDRVFIEKFVEEPRHIEIQLIGDSHGNVVYLNERECSIQRRHQKVIEEAPSPFISEATRKAMGEQAVQLAKAVNYQSAGTVEFVVGKDQSFYFLEMNTRLQVEHPVTECITGLDLVELMIRVAAGEKLPLTQADVKRDGWAIECRINAEDPFRGFLPSTGRLVRFQPPTETMFSADTSQWQGVRVDTGVQDGGEIPMFYDSMIAKLIVHGKDRLEAIAKMREALNGFVIRGISSNIPFQAALLAHPKFVAGDFNTGFIAENYANGFRAEDVPHDDADLLIALSAFVNRKYRNRASTISGQMEGHEIEVGEDFVVVTFGEQGVNHQTPARVTEFEGKTGSSLITVGERRYKICSNYRLGEVRIGGTFNGKPFTAQVERGGLAGKNPLTIRVSHNGTQVDTLVLSPRAAELHALMPYKAPPDMSRFVLSPMPGLLVEVAVQEGQTVQAGERIAVIEAMKMENVLFAAADGVVGKVLAKKGESLTVDQPIVEFA
- a CDS encoding GntR family transcriptional regulator, which codes for MPAPALSHRALYEEVAELLRQRIFNRELEPGSWIDELKIADAYGISRTPLREALKVLAAEGLVTMKVRRGAYVTEVSEQDLAEVYHLLSLLESDAAGVVAHNATDAQLESLKELHDELEAAALPAQLDRERFFEVNERFHMRVLEIANNRWRNQMVSDLRKVMKLNRHNSLLKSGRIDESLQEHRALMAALLAKDATLATTRVQEHFRNGLAAAN
- the meaB gene encoding methylmalonyl Co-A mutase-associated GTPase MeaB, giving the protein MAKAITLLESTRADHRAQADELLTALLPHTGQSFRLGISGVPGVGKSTFIEALGLYLIEQGHRVAVLTIDPSSTVSGGSILGDKTRMERLSVHDQAYIRPSPSSGTLGGVAEKTREAMLVCEAAGYDVVIVETVGVGQSETAVANMTDMFVLMQLPNAGDDLQAIKKGVMELADLVAINKVDLDAIAAQRAQLQITAGMQLLGMFGSHDDAHWRPKAILLSALKAQGVDAFWAAVTQFRTLQTANGKLAQRRQTQSLAWMWERIDAGLKQSFRQNPQVQALLPALIDEVKAGRVAASTAARNMLLAHTNQA
- a CDS encoding acyl-CoA carboxylase subunit beta, whose protein sequence is MYDILEQLEAKRELARMGGGQKRIDAQHKKGKLTARERLELLLDEGTFEEWDMFVEHRCVDFGMQDQKIPGDGVVTGYGMINGRLVFVFSQDFTVFGGALSEAHAEKICKVMDQAMKVGAPVIGLNDSGGARIQEGVASLGGYADVFQRNVMASGVVPQISMIMGPCAGGAVYSPAMTDFIFMVKDSSYMFVTGPEVVKTVTHETVTAEELGGAISHTTKSGVADLAFDNDVEALLMLRRLYNYLPLNNREKAPVRRGGDPADRMDMSLDTLVPDNANKAYDMKELIVKTLDDGDFFELQPEYAKNILIGFGRMEGQTVGIVANQPLVLAGCLDIKSSIKAARFVRFCDAFNIPVITFVDVPGFMPGTSQEYGGIIKHGAKLLYAYAECTVPKITVITRKAYGGAYDVMSSKHLRGDVNFAWPNAEIAVMGAKGAVEIIFREDKGDPAKLAAKEAEYKTRFANPFVAGARGFIDDVILPHETRKRICRSLVMLREKKIENPWRKHGNIPL
- the scpA gene encoding methylmalonyl-CoA mutase — its product is MTQKQPEFQTANLEAWAKAAAKSAPQGDVTALNWVTPDGITVKPLYTAADTEGLAYADTLPGFEPYLRGPQATMYSVRPWTIRQYAGFSTAEESNAFYRKALAAGGQGVSVAFDLATHRGYDSDHPRVTGDVGKAGVAIDSVEDMKILFDQIPLDKVSVSMTMNGAVLPVLAGYVVAAEEQGVSQDQLSGTIQNDILKEFMVRNTYIYPPEPSMRIIGDIIEYTAKNMPKFNSISISGYHMQEAGANQALELAFTLADGKEYVKTAIAKGMDVDDFAGRLSFFWAIGMNFYLEVAKMRAARLLWCRIMKDFDAKKPKSLMLRTHCQTSGWSLTEQDPYNNVVRTTIEAMAAVFGGTQSLHTNSFDEAIALPTEFSSRIARNTQLIIQEETHITNVIDPWAGSYMMEKLTQDMADAAWAIIEEIEGMGGMTKAVDSGWAKLKIEAAAAEKQARIDSGKDVIVGVNKYKLKTEDAIETRDIDNVAVRDGQINRLNVIKQKRDSAQVQKALAAITSAAKSGEGNLLDLTIQAVRLRATVGEISDAMESVYGRHRADTQKVTGVYAAAYDSAEGWEALKSEINAFAEAQGRRPRVMISKLGQDGHDRGAKVVATAFADLGFDVDMGPLFQTPEECARQAIENDVHAVGVSTLAAGHKTLVPAIIAELKKQGADDIIVFVGGVIPRQDYEMLYEAGVKGIYGPGTPIPASAKDVLEQIKKAMA
- a CDS encoding SirB1 family protein, producing the protein MTMLFSVPSPLDYFSSLVMSDAEFPLLEAAVSLAQDEYPELDVQQVLSDVDQLLARVRRRIPADAGPLQKLRALNQFFYRELAFCGNVNNYYDPDNSFVSVVLRTRRAIPISLAVIWMELAQGLGLSARGIGFPGHFMMKVNLPEGQVVMDPLDGQSLSREDLAERLDPQHKRIGLADDFEVPLGLFLQVAPPRDIIARMLRNLKAIHAAQEDWSRLIAVQNRLIVLLPKVWAEYRDRGLAHAAVGDAELALADLETYLQHADSAVDLQAIALRVAELRGAIN
- the rsxB gene encoding electron transport complex subunit RsxB; the encoded protein is MESLAARILAVLPQTQCTRCGYPDCSSYAQAIAQAAAPINQCPPGGQQGVALLADLTGQPVVPLNPVHGVEGPRSVVFIDEDWCIGCTLCIGACPTDAILGSNKQMHAVIEAHCTGCELCLPVCPVDCIKLENVSGQSTGWDAWSQPLANNAKTRYEFYSFRRNRDNEEAANRREEKARLKLPDLAAHSQHTDPAILDKKRSVIEAALARARAKRTTPGPS
- a CDS encoding methyl-accepting chemotaxis protein is translated as MRKMRLSGKVLLLAVVLFSPLILALIQSTTPSPASDTGLLALVSGIFLVLGGYLLLAFHSSITQDLQDVTHAMSKLVQGDLRLSPVRAGGDEFANLGSATTKIGATVSSMVANVRSNAAFVAHSGQSLAAGNRALSERTEQQAANLEQTAASVQELSSTVQETAQTVLQVNQRAGNVRDVADRGVAIMAEAIASVEAIQSSARRMDEIVSVIDGLAFQTNILALNAAVEAARAGESGRGFAVVASEVRSLAQRSAASAKEIRELISASSEQVSVSVSKIQTAGDSMTQIVSGIHDVASNMSLISTSSAEQSTGLTEITSAIRQLDEITQRNAQMVDHAVTQSRNLEGRASTLVEAFALFKLQQGSADEAIELVERAAARRRRSGSRESFLRDITTPSQGFHDRDMYVFVLDSNGTYLAFGGNQSKVGTRVQDIAGIDGQGLVNDIISQAQMEPGWVEYDITNPLTGRVQTKMSFVQQVDDWYLGCGVYKNLVQS
- a CDS encoding VOC family protein, with translation MTQTRPFKVLGIQQIAIGGPDKAKLQTLWVDMLGLEVTGTFRSERENVDEDICAIGVGPFRVEVDLMQPIDPEKKPAVHTTPLNHVGLWIDDLPVAVEWLTAKGVRFAPGGIRKGAAGFDICFLHPKSNDEFPVSGEGVLIELVQAPLEVVSAISRLATGYSSI